The following coding sequences are from one Methanococcoides orientis window:
- a CDS encoding flavodoxin family protein, with product MKILGISGSPTKEGNNEKIISVVLEIAGTKGFETESILLSENKVNPCIACGTCARGEKCPINDDMQDIYTKLAEADAIVFSSPVYFGGMTAQLKALFDRSVLLRRQGFQLKGKFGAVMAVGGSRNGGQEKTIQGIHDSMLVHGMMPVGDGAHFGGIAQKPVEDDEIGMKTVIDTIENLCETLGRLEA from the coding sequence ATGAAGATACTAGGAATATCCGGAAGCCCTACAAAAGAAGGCAACAATGAGAAGATCATAAGCGTAGTTCTTGAGATCGCAGGAACAAAAGGTTTTGAAACAGAAAGCATACTGCTCTCCGAAAATAAGGTCAACCCATGTATCGCATGCGGGACCTGTGCACGCGGAGAGAAATGTCCTATCAATGATGACATGCAGGACATATACACCAAGCTCGCAGAAGCAGATGCTATCGTGTTCTCATCCCCGGTCTACTTTGGTGGAATGACAGCACAGCTCAAAGCACTGTTCGACAGAAGTGTCCTTCTCAGAAGGCAGGGATTCCAGCTCAAAGGCAAGTTCGGTGCAGTCATGGCAGTCGGAGGATCACGTAACGGCGGACAGGAAAAGACCATCCAGGGCATTCATGACAGCATGCTTGTTCACGGCATGATGCCTGTGGGAGACGGTGCTCACTTTGGAGGCATTGCGCAGAAACCAGTGGAAGATGATGAGATCGGAATGAAAACGGTCATTGATACCATCGAGAACCTTTGCGAGACACTGGGAAGACTGGAAGCCTGA
- a CDS encoding chloride channel protein has protein sequence MNNRFSKSNIKDAVFKRLHSEPGISNNLAVLIGIFTGLTIVAYDLCLKYVEGVFWNGGISGQYYVIFIPAIGGLFVGIVTHLYKDLKRCNVAEVIEGTALHGGRIRIREAFREVLLSIVSIATGGSVGKEAPGILAGAGIGTIFAKAINAPDNRYRIFLGCGASGGIAAAFNAPLAGVVFVVEVIFGELETRTFIPIVLSSVFATLVANLIFEVHPIEVSYYGLVDPIRESGLYLVLGILCGIASVILIRTLYITHDTFQKIPVHPAFKPAIGGLFVGIIGYSYPQVRGIGYDVITEVLANNFTLQLLLILLVLKILAFSFTIGSGNAGGSIVPSMFVGAMLGGAYGTIVHELFPASTAVSGAYALVGMAATLAGTARAPLTSMLILFELTKDYNLILPLMFACVVSNTIANGLHEESIFTEVLKRRGFTIRRGKEINVMESMLVRGNMRTDVHTISMNDTAKDLLDLMQSSRHAGFPVLDDDKKLRGIVTLEDMREKVNYGELDTKISDIATLDPVVAYPDESLDIVLKRLAMKDIGRLPVVSRTDETKLLGIITRSDVVKSYNKEIVKSVHEKDVIK, from the coding sequence TTGAACAACAGGTTCTCAAAATCGAACATAAAGGATGCAGTATTCAAAAGATTGCATTCAGAACCAGGGATCTCAAATAATCTGGCAGTACTGATAGGTATCTTCACAGGCCTTACTATCGTTGCCTATGACCTTTGCTTGAAATATGTAGAAGGAGTGTTCTGGAATGGAGGAATTTCAGGCCAATATTATGTGATATTTATCCCTGCAATCGGAGGATTGTTCGTAGGGATTGTTACCCACCTCTACAAAGATCTGAAACGATGCAATGTAGCTGAAGTTATCGAAGGTACTGCATTACACGGAGGAAGGATCCGGATACGTGAAGCTTTCCGGGAAGTCCTTTTGTCCATTGTCTCGATCGCAACAGGCGGTTCCGTAGGAAAGGAAGCACCAGGGATCCTTGCCGGAGCAGGTATCGGAACCATTTTTGCAAAAGCGATCAATGCACCTGACAACCGTTACAGGATATTTCTTGGCTGTGGTGCTTCCGGAGGCATAGCTGCGGCATTCAACGCCCCTCTTGCAGGAGTTGTCTTTGTCGTAGAAGTGATATTTGGAGAACTTGAAACGAGGACATTCATACCCATCGTACTTTCCTCGGTCTTTGCGACACTTGTTGCAAACCTAATTTTCGAAGTACACCCAATCGAAGTTTCCTATTACGGGCTTGTAGACCCCATCAGGGAATCCGGTCTGTATCTTGTATTGGGCATCCTTTGCGGCATCGCATCTGTTATACTGATACGAACCCTCTACATAACTCATGATACATTCCAGAAAATCCCGGTACACCCTGCATTCAAACCTGCTATTGGCGGACTTTTTGTGGGTATCATTGGATATTCCTACCCACAGGTAAGAGGCATAGGATATGATGTTATCACAGAAGTTTTGGCTAACAACTTCACCCTTCAATTGCTTCTGATACTTCTTGTCCTTAAGATCCTGGCTTTTTCGTTCACCATAGGATCAGGAAATGCAGGAGGTTCCATAGTCCCTTCAATGTTCGTAGGTGCCATGCTGGGTGGTGCATACGGAACCATCGTACATGAACTATTTCCCGCAAGTACAGCTGTTTCCGGAGCCTATGCACTGGTCGGAATGGCAGCAACCCTTGCCGGTACCGCCAGAGCTCCCCTTACATCCATGCTGATCCTTTTTGAGCTCACAAAGGACTATAATCTAATACTTCCGCTGATGTTTGCCTGCGTTGTTAGTAATACGATCGCAAACGGTCTTCATGAGGAATCCATATTCACAGAAGTACTCAAAAGACGTGGGTTCACAATTCGCCGGGGAAAGGAGATCAACGTAATGGAATCAATGCTTGTAAGAGGAAACATGAGAACCGATGTCCATACGATCTCAATGAACGATACTGCAAAAGACCTGCTTGACCTTATGCAGTCAAGCCGTCATGCAGGATTCCCGGTCCTTGATGATGATAAAAAGCTACGCGGCATTGTGACCCTGGAAGATATGCGTGAAAAAGTGAATTATGGAGAACTTGACACAAAGATCAGTGACATTGCAACCCTTGATCCTGTGGTAGCATATCCAGATGAATCCCTGGATATTGTACTCAAAAGACTTGCAATGAAGGACATTGGAAGACTGCCGGTGGTTTCCAGAACTGATGAAACTAAACTGCTTGGAATAATCACAAGAAGTGATGTTGTCAAATCCTATAACAAGGAAATAGTCAAGAGCGTTCACGAGAAAGATGTTATAAAATAA
- a CDS encoding tRNA (N(6)-L-threonylcarbamoyladenosine(37)-C(2))-methylthiotransferase — protein sequence MKVHVLTYGCSANQASSEIMIASVRDLGHELVDEKDADVVVINTCTVKYATEQKILFKIEDLGHKGVDVVVTGCMPQVQLEAILEKNPDAHILGVNSIAKIGKVLNVIEDSRNGGSRERVQLLSTEPEGFLKTAHSRFNPNIHICQISQGCDYSCAYCIVTIARGKLRSFDADSIVEDVRMAVSEGCREIWLTSQDNGQYGTDRDVLLPELLRRIVAIPGNFKVRVGMMNPFSVTPILEDLIEVFRSDKIYKILHLPIQSASDDVLKRMNRFHSIEETNAIIARFKEVFPELTIFTDIIVGFPGETDEDFDRTLEWVKEIRPDKVNISRYTPRPLTKALEYRNIDSRIVVNRSNKLHLLCDEVKLGSKQKMVGWKGEVFVSMDAKVKGVMARTASYKPVVIPEGSVQPGSSCNVEIYDTTSGYFLARLID from the coding sequence ATGAAAGTACATGTCCTAACATACGGATGCTCGGCAAACCAGGCATCGTCCGAGATCATGATCGCTTCGGTCAGAGATCTTGGGCATGAGCTTGTTGATGAAAAGGATGCCGATGTGGTTGTGATCAACACATGTACTGTTAAGTATGCCACCGAACAGAAGATCCTCTTCAAGATCGAGGATCTCGGACACAAAGGTGTAGATGTGGTGGTTACCGGATGCATGCCACAAGTGCAACTGGAAGCAATACTTGAGAAGAACCCTGATGCACATATCCTTGGCGTTAATTCCATTGCAAAGATCGGCAAGGTCCTGAATGTCATCGAAGATTCCCGTAATGGCGGTTCACGTGAAAGGGTGCAGTTATTAAGTACCGAACCGGAAGGTTTCCTTAAGACTGCTCATTCAAGGTTCAATCCAAATATTCATATCTGCCAGATCTCGCAGGGTTGCGATTACAGCTGTGCTTACTGCATTGTGACGATTGCAAGAGGCAAGCTCAGATCCTTTGATGCGGATTCAATAGTAGAGGATGTTCGCATGGCAGTTTCGGAAGGATGCCGTGAGATCTGGCTGACCTCGCAGGATAATGGTCAGTATGGTACTGACAGGGATGTACTGCTGCCAGAACTTTTGAGGCGTATCGTGGCGATACCAGGCAATTTTAAGGTGCGTGTAGGTATGATGAATCCTTTTTCAGTAACGCCTATACTCGAGGACCTTATTGAGGTATTCAGGTCGGATAAGATCTACAAGATACTTCACCTTCCAATACAGTCTGCATCGGATGATGTCCTGAAAAGAATGAACCGTTTCCATAGTATAGAGGAAACCAACGCTATCATTGCACGCTTCAAGGAAGTCTTCCCGGAGCTTACAATATTTACCGATATTATCGTCGGTTTTCCCGGAGAGACCGATGAGGACTTTGACAGGACACTTGAATGGGTGAAAGAGATCAGGCCGGATAAGGTGAATATCTCCCGCTACACCCCACGCCCTCTGACAAAGGCACTTGAATATCGTAATATAGACAGCCGGATCGTTGTGAACAGATCTAACAAACTTCACCTTCTGTGCGATGAGGTCAAGTTAGGATCTAAACAAAAAATGGTCGGGTGGAAAGGTGAGGTCTTCGTATCCATGGATGCAAAGGTAAAAGGAGTGATGGCACGCACAGCTTCCTATAAGCCTGTGGTAATTCCCGAAGGATCAGTTCAGCCTGGAAGTTCATGCAATGTTGAGATCTACGATACAACATCAGGATATTTCCTTGCAAGGCTGATTGATTGA
- the glpX gene encoding class II fructose-bisphosphatase: MPHPKTAENMMKSAGPIETALLPSLVHVTEAAAIAASYQMGRGNKNYADHVSVEAMRRMLNCLDFKGVIKIGEGERDEAPMLYIGEEVGTGEGDIAVDIAVDPLEGTNLTADGTPGSISVMTMAEPGGLFHGPDVYMDKIVVGSQVVKYEKEHPDEKIDLDAPVKQNLEIVAKALNRDIEELVVVILDRERHESKIKEIRATGARVSLVTDGDLMPGVSTAIRGSGVHVVMGSGGSGEAVLTASAIKILGGKVLARLVLPSVANGMSDEEIEKEKAEKMPRLKTMGITEENINDVLDTDKLVPGKDVIFAASGITPGQFLHQVNLFGGGDARVNSISMGSSGVVKFTDSIYIGDKEDTPLRL, translated from the coding sequence TTGCCTCACCCAAAGACAGCAGAAAACATGATGAAAAGTGCAGGTCCTATTGAGACTGCCTTGTTACCCAGCCTCGTTCACGTTACAGAGGCTGCAGCGATTGCCGCTTCCTATCAAATGGGAAGAGGAAACAAGAACTATGCCGATCACGTTTCTGTGGAAGCCATGCGCAGGATGCTGAACTGTCTTGATTTCAAAGGTGTTATCAAGATCGGTGAGGGTGAGCGCGATGAGGCTCCTATGCTGTACATAGGTGAGGAAGTCGGTACCGGTGAAGGTGACATTGCAGTAGATATTGCAGTGGACCCTCTTGAGGGAACGAACCTTACTGCTGACGGAACACCTGGTTCCATCTCGGTCATGACAATGGCAGAACCAGGTGGATTGTTCCACGGTCCGGATGTCTATATGGACAAGATCGTGGTAGGTTCCCAGGTCGTAAAGTACGAGAAGGAACACCCTGATGAGAAGATCGATCTTGATGCTCCTGTTAAGCAGAATCTAGAGATTGTTGCAAAGGCACTTAACAGGGACATCGAGGAACTGGTCGTAGTCATCCTTGACAGGGAACGCCACGAGAGCAAGATCAAAGAGATCCGTGCAACCGGTGCACGTGTGAGTCTTGTTACTGATGGAGACCTGATGCCTGGTGTTTCAACGGCGATCAGGGGTTCAGGTGTGCATGTTGTCATGGGTTCAGGCGGCTCAGGTGAGGCAGTCCTTACGGCCTCTGCTATAAAGATACTCGGCGGCAAGGTCCTTGCAAGGCTTGTCCTTCCATCAGTTGCTAATGGAATGTCTGATGAAGAGATCGAAAAGGAAAAGGCAGAGAAGATGCCAAGGCTTAAGACCATGGGAATCACCGAAGAGAACATAAATGATGTACTTGACACGGACAAACTTGTGCCCGGTAAAGATGTTATCTTTGCAGCATCAGGTATTACTCCAGGTCAGTTCCTGCATCAGGTCAACCTCTTTGGTGGCGGCGATGCAAGAGTGAACAGTATTTCCATGGGAAGTTCCGGTGTTGTAAAGTTCACCGATTCTATCTACATAGGGGACAAAGAGGATACTCCACTGCGTCTGTAA
- the cgi121 gene encoding KEOPS complex subunit Cgi121, which produces MKISSFTPMDIRLVEGSLFIDDLRSYLGSLSAMASEHDVVIQGINADRIAGKEHVDSAIKKAMRSMDNGTNVAKDIGVEIMRYASGKRQIGEAFSIGLTEGQMNVLFIVIGETFSVECAVESLSGSMESASVLDYSDSKKDAIVSQFCITRDELDAVGDEKIPELVLERVALVDVLK; this is translated from the coding sequence ATGAAAATATCATCCTTTACACCTATGGATATCCGGCTTGTAGAAGGTTCACTTTTCATTGATGATCTGCGCTCATATCTAGGGAGTCTCTCCGCAATGGCATCAGAACATGATGTTGTCATACAGGGGATCAATGCAGACAGGATCGCAGGCAAGGAACATGTGGATAGTGCCATCAAAAAAGCCATGCGTTCTATGGACAACGGTACAAATGTCGCCAAGGACATTGGTGTTGAGATCATGCGCTATGCTTCCGGAAAACGACAGATCGGTGAAGCCTTTTCAATTGGTCTTACGGAAGGCCAGATGAATGTGCTATTTATCGTCATCGGGGAAACGTTTTCAGTAGAATGTGCTGTGGAAAGTCTCTCTGGTTCAATGGAGTCCGCATCGGTACTGGATTATTCCGATTCCAAAAAGGATGCTATCGTTTCACAGTTCTGCATAACCAGGGATGAGCTTGATGCTGTGGGGGATGAAAAGATCCCTGAGCTGGTACTGGAACGCGTTGCTCTTGTGGATGTCCTGAAATAA
- the thrC gene encoding threonine synthase, whose protein sequence is MYHLECIECGQKYTKSEIIYTCKCGGLLDVIYDYSAIEIDMQKLRTEAPSVWKYRVLLPTGANPVSIQEGGTPLYRCDRLAEKIGIKELYVKHEGLNPSGSFKDRGMTVGVSKGIELGMKTLACASTGNTSASLSTYGAKAGLPVIVLLPEGKVALGKVAQALIHGAKVLSIRGNFDEAVVLVRQLCDEEKIYLLNSINPYRLEGQKTIGHEIVDQLGFNVPDRVVVPVGNAGNVAAIYKGFKEFMTLGITDRVPKMTGIQTEGACPVTKAFKKGTEEIIPEKNPETIATAIRIGNPVNAKKALRAIYESGGNSEAVSDEELVEAQKDLAQLEGIGVEPASATSVAGLKKLVDAGVIGRDETVVCVTTGHLLKDPEEVINISAEPITVDANIEAVRKAVFSK, encoded by the coding sequence ATGTACCATCTGGAATGCATAGAATGCGGTCAAAAGTATACAAAGTCAGAAATTATCTATACCTGCAAATGTGGCGGGTTGCTCGATGTTATCTATGACTATTCTGCTATTGAGATCGATATGCAAAAGCTCCGGACTGAAGCACCATCTGTATGGAAATACAGGGTATTATTGCCGACTGGGGCAAACCCTGTAAGCATCCAGGAAGGTGGCACACCACTCTACCGTTGCGATCGGCTTGCTGAAAAGATCGGAATCAAAGAGCTGTACGTCAAACATGAAGGCTTGAATCCAAGCGGTTCTTTCAAGGACAGGGGAATGACTGTCGGAGTCTCAAAGGGAATAGAGCTTGGTATGAAGACGCTGGCATGTGCATCCACAGGGAACACATCTGCATCCCTTTCCACCTACGGTGCTAAAGCAGGACTGCCTGTTATCGTATTACTTCCGGAAGGGAAGGTAGCCCTTGGAAAAGTAGCACAGGCATTGATACACGGCGCGAAGGTCTTGAGCATCAGGGGAAATTTCGACGAGGCAGTTGTCCTTGTGCGTCAGCTTTGTGATGAAGAGAAGATCTACCTGCTCAATTCTATTAATCCATACAGACTTGAAGGCCAGAAGACCATTGGTCATGAGATCGTTGACCAGCTTGGTTTCAATGTTCCTGACAGGGTCGTTGTTCCTGTAGGTAATGCAGGAAATGTTGCTGCTATCTACAAAGGCTTCAAAGAGTTCATGACACTTGGGATTACAGACCGTGTCCCGAAAATGACGGGTATCCAGACCGAAGGAGCATGTCCGGTCACAAAAGCATTCAAAAAAGGTACTGAAGAAATAATCCCTGAAAAGAACCCGGAGACCATTGCAACGGCAATACGCATAGGCAACCCGGTCAATGCAAAAAAGGCCTTAAGGGCGATCTATGAGTCAGGTGGAAATTCTGAAGCAGTGTCAGACGAAGAGCTTGTAGAGGCACAAAAGGACCTTGCGCAACTTGAAGGGATAGGTGTCGAACCTGCAAGTGCAACTTCCGTGGCAGGACTTAAAAAACTTGTAGATGCAGGCGTCATTGGTCGTGATGAAACGGTCGTATGTGTTACAACGGGTCACCTGCTAAAGGACCCTGAAGAAGTCATTAATATATCTGCAGAACCAATTACAGTAGATGCTAATATTGAAGCTGTCCGCAAGGCGGTTTTCTCCAAGTAA
- the leuS gene encoding leucine--tRNA ligase, which produces MQQDYISRDIEQKWQQKWNESGVFEAEPDEREKFFITIPYPYLNGNLHAGHTRTFTIGDVVARHKRMHGYNVLYPMGFHVTGTPIVGLAELIQNKDPETMKVYSQFHGIPMETLTGLDTPEKIVEYFSVEAERSMRSIGYSVDWRRKFTTTDPTYKKFIEWQFNLLYEKDLIVKGSHPVKWCPNDNNPVEDHDILHGEEATIVDYTLIKFKFDNIVLPCATLRPETTFGVTNLWINPDLEHVKIKVTFEGREEFWVVSKEAYHKLTFTDREVEFIEDVDAKSLIGIKVKNPLTGAEVITLPASFVKGENGSGIVMSVPSHAPYDYLAVRDLYDKDLTEYGITEDLRDIKFISLIKVPEFGELPAIEAVEQFNVKDQKDPKAEEATKIVYRREFHGGVLKENTGKYAGMPVSKIKDVLTRDLIEQGLGEVFYEFSEPVVCRCGTPCVVNMVKGQWFLNYSSPEWKDKVYRCIENMDIIPEELRVEFNNKVDWLKDKACARKKGLGTLLPFDKDWLIESLGDSTIYMSYYIVAKFIAQGIGTEQLVPELFDYVLLGKGTIEDAEAKSGVSSDILEQIRSDFEYWYPVDLRSSGKDLIPNHLLFFLFHHVAIFDEDKWPRAIAINGFVSLEGKKMSKSKGPLLTLNDAISNYGADISRMYILSSAEQMQDADWKNSGIESARKQIDRYYKLAKDIIESGAASGTGSDMKGIDRWMLSRLQQRIHETNEALDTIKTRNALQNSFFLLLNDLKWYQKRGGSILLYDVLETWVRLMAPFTPHVCEEIWEAMGKGSMVSLEAYPVYDETLVDNRAEFAEELISSTISDIDEIIRVTKLTPQKAILYTAPEWKTKAFKTALSMQKEGSLNPGVLIKGLMSDPEMRRYGKEVSKFAQKLVTDITSMSEDTFNTLANFDLDEKVALEENIEFFEKEIGCPVDVYSADNAEYDPENKARFAFPLRPAIYLE; this is translated from the coding sequence ATGCAACAAGATTATATTTCACGTGATATCGAACAGAAATGGCAGCAAAAATGGAATGAAAGCGGCGTATTTGAAGCTGAACCTGATGAACGCGAAAAGTTCTTCATCACAATTCCATACCCCTATCTGAACGGGAACCTGCATGCCGGACACACAAGAACATTCACCATTGGTGATGTTGTTGCAAGGCACAAGAGGATGCATGGATATAATGTCCTGTACCCAATGGGATTCCACGTAACAGGAACACCTATAGTCGGACTTGCCGAACTAATCCAGAACAAGGATCCTGAGACCATGAAGGTCTATTCCCAGTTCCACGGCATACCAATGGAAACATTGACGGGACTTGACACACCTGAGAAGATCGTGGAATACTTCAGTGTGGAAGCTGAGAGATCCATGCGTTCCATAGGTTATTCTGTTGACTGGAGACGCAAGTTCACGACAACCGATCCAACTTACAAGAAGTTCATTGAATGGCAATTCAACCTCTTATATGAAAAAGACCTCATTGTAAAGGGTTCCCACCCTGTAAAATGGTGTCCTAATGACAACAACCCTGTGGAAGACCATGACATTCTCCACGGTGAAGAGGCAACTATTGTCGATTATACCCTTATCAAGTTCAAGTTCGATAATATTGTACTGCCCTGTGCCACCCTAAGGCCTGAAACTACCTTCGGTGTAACGAACCTCTGGATAAATCCTGACCTGGAACACGTTAAGATCAAGGTCACATTCGAAGGAAGGGAAGAGTTCTGGGTCGTCAGCAAGGAAGCATACCACAAGCTCACTTTTACTGACAGGGAAGTCGAGTTCATCGAAGACGTGGATGCAAAGTCACTTATCGGTATCAAAGTGAAGAACCCGCTTACAGGAGCAGAGGTCATCACACTTCCGGCATCCTTTGTAAAAGGAGAGAACGGAAGCGGTATCGTCATGAGCGTACCATCACATGCACCTTATGATTATCTCGCTGTACGTGACCTTTACGACAAGGACCTCACCGAGTATGGCATTACAGAAGACCTTCGAGACATTAAGTTCATTTCACTTATCAAGGTCCCGGAGTTCGGGGAGCTTCCAGCTATAGAAGCTGTGGAACAGTTCAACGTTAAGGACCAGAAAGACCCCAAGGCAGAGGAAGCAACAAAGATAGTCTATCGCCGTGAGTTCCACGGCGGTGTGCTTAAAGAGAACACCGGAAAGTATGCAGGAATGCCAGTCTCCAAGATCAAGGATGTGCTAACAAGAGACCTCATCGAGCAGGGACTTGGAGAAGTTTTCTATGAGTTCAGTGAACCTGTTGTCTGCCGCTGCGGAACTCCATGTGTTGTCAATATGGTCAAGGGACAGTGGTTCCTGAACTACTCCAGCCCGGAGTGGAAGGATAAGGTCTACCGTTGCATCGAGAACATGGACATCATCCCCGAGGAACTAAGGGTCGAGTTCAATAATAAGGTCGACTGGCTCAAGGACAAAGCATGCGCCAGGAAGAAAGGACTTGGTACACTTTTGCCTTTTGACAAGGACTGGCTTATCGAATCCCTTGGAGATTCCACCATCTATATGTCCTACTATATCGTTGCCAAGTTCATAGCACAAGGCATTGGAACGGAACAGTTGGTTCCTGAACTATTCGACTATGTCCTTCTCGGAAAAGGAACTATTGAGGATGCCGAAGCAAAGAGTGGTGTCAGTTCAGATATCCTTGAGCAGATCCGCAGTGATTTCGAATACTGGTACCCTGTTGACCTGAGATCATCAGGAAAGGACCTGATACCAAACCACCTTCTGTTCTTCCTGTTCCACCATGTTGCGATCTTCGATGAGGATAAATGGCCCCGTGCAATAGCCATCAACGGCTTTGTATCGCTGGAAGGAAAGAAGATGAGCAAGTCCAAGGGACCTTTGCTTACCCTCAATGATGCAATAAGTAACTACGGCGCAGACATATCCAGAATGTACATCCTATCCAGTGCTGAACAGATGCAGGATGCAGACTGGAAGAACAGCGGCATCGAGTCTGCAAGAAAGCAGATAGACAGGTATTACAAGCTTGCAAAAGACATCATAGAGTCCGGTGCCGCATCAGGCACTGGTAGTGACATGAAAGGCATCGACAGGTGGATGCTGAGCCGGCTCCAGCAGCGCATCCATGAGACAAATGAAGCCCTGGATACCATAAAGACAAGGAATGCTTTGCAGAACTCTTTCTTCCTGCTGCTCAATGATCTGAAATGGTATCAGAAGCGTGGCGGAAGCATACTTCTCTACGATGTACTTGAGACATGGGTACGCCTTATGGCACCGTTCACCCCTCACGTCTGTGAAGAGATATGGGAAGCAATGGGCAAAGGATCAATGGTTTCTCTTGAAGCATATCCGGTATATGATGAAACGCTTGTCGACAACCGTGCTGAGTTTGCAGAAGAACTCATCAGCAGCACAATATCAGATATTGACGAGATCATCAGGGTTACAAAGCTCACACCACAGAAAGCTATCCTTTACACAGCACCGGAATGGAAAACAAAAGCCTTCAAGACAGCACTCTCAATGCAGAAGGAAGGCTCTCTTAACCCCGGTGTACTGATAAAAGGATTAATGAGCGATCCGGAAATGAGACGCTATGGAAAAGAAGTGTCCAAGTTTGCACAGAAACTTGTTACAGATATCACATCCATGAGTGAGGATACATTCAACACACTGGCAAACTTTGATCTTGATGAGAAGGTCGCCCTTGAAGAGAACATAGAGTTCTTTGAAAAGGAGATAGGATGCCCGGTAGACGTATATTCAGCTGACAATGCAGAATATGATCCCGAGAACAAAGCAAGATTTGCTTTCCCATTAAGGCCAGCGATCTATCTGGAATAA
- a CDS encoding ArsR family transcriptional regulator, with product MPKRTRIINDPSELVPLLQTFQSGQHKQVFNLLLVEWMTKGDLEDKMGCDVSESITILKECGLVESQWHMPEPGKKPEKEYHSSYSKVQTNFQCSFEDLSEIIMLTFHPYEEIKDVIEELEELVEKGNHSMSSLTRAMNKSPIYVRSLARRSPKLTVMGQRLKINEETE from the coding sequence ATGCCCAAAAGGACTCGAATTATAAATGATCCCTCAGAACTAGTTCCCCTTCTCCAAACCTTTCAGTCAGGACAACATAAACAGGTCTTCAACCTTCTTTTGGTTGAATGGATGACAAAAGGAGACCTGGAAGATAAAATGGGTTGTGATGTTTCTGAAAGTATCACAATATTGAAAGAATGTGGCTTGGTCGAAAGCCAGTGGCATATGCCAGAACCAGGTAAAAAACCTGAAAAGGAGTACCATTCATCCTATTCCAAAGTGCAGACAAATTTCCAGTGTTCTTTTGAAGATCTAAGTGAAATTATTATGCTAACATTCCACCCTTATGAAGAAATAAAAGACGTAATAGAGGAACTGGAAGAACTTGTGGAAAAGGGCAATCACTCAATGAGCAGCTTGACACGTGCAATGAACAAGAGTCCAATATATGTTCGTTCTCTGGCAAGAAGGTCACCCAAACTCACTGTAATGGGACAAAGACTCAAGATCAATGAGGAAACTGAATGA
- a CDS encoding DUF7839 domain-containing protein, with amino-acid sequence MIDILQSKSGITKFQILTEVAAHQPNVRQKEIAEKIGVTPQAVSEYIKELTAEGFIYSDGRVRYRITKKGVEWVLENAADMKRYANFVMSDIISHVSTWTAIADEDIEKGENVYLQMRNGLLYVSKSIETGATGMTISAAEKGDDVGVTNLLGMIDLENASITVCKVPRSERGGSRNVDLERLQKLASSKSYIAAIGVESLVALKKIDITPDVMYGAKESVVEAAFHGLSSLVLAIDEEVPQIMSRLEMENLDYELVDLNLQ; translated from the coding sequence ATGATAGATATTCTCCAAAGCAAAAGCGGCATTACTAAATTTCAAATCCTGACAGAAGTTGCTGCCCATCAGCCTAACGTTCGTCAAAAAGAAATTGCTGAAAAGATCGGTGTGACACCACAAGCAGTATCCGAATACATCAAGGAACTTACAGCGGAAGGTTTCATTTATTCAGATGGAAGGGTGAGATATCGGATCACGAAAAAGGGCGTGGAATGGGTACTGGAAAATGCTGCTGATATGAAACGCTATGCTAATTTTGTCATGAGTGATATCATCAGCCATGTTTCTACGTGGACGGCTATCGCAGATGAAGATATTGAAAAGGGAGAAAATGTATATCTTCAGATGAGAAACGGATTGCTTTATGTGAGCAAAAGTATTGAGACCGGTGCAACGGGAATGACCATATCTGCTGCTGAGAAAGGCGATGATGTCGGCGTTACCAACCTTTTAGGCATGATCGATCTTGAAAATGCCAGTATTACTGTCTGCAAGGTACCACGTAGCGAACGTGGTGGATCACGCAATGTCGACCTGGAGAGGTTACAAAAACTTGCCAGTTCAAAATCCTATATAGCAGCCATAGGTGTCGAATCCCTCGTTGCGTTGAAGAAGATCGACATTACCCCGGATGTCATGTACGGAGCAAAAGAATCCGTTGTAGAAGCAGCTTTCCATGGATTATCATCCCTTGTGCTTGCCATTGATGAAGAAGTGCCCCAGATCATGAGCAGATTGGAAATGGAAAATCTGGATTACGAACTAGTTGACCTTAACCTGCAATGA